A genomic region of Micromonospora sp. NBRC 110009 contains the following coding sequences:
- a CDS encoding carboxymuconolactone decarboxylase family protein, whose translation MGLDAVKAALPEYAKDIKLNLGSTVSTSTLPPGQAWGTALACAVAARNPVVLREIVAEAADHLTPEAIEAAKGAATIMAMNNVYYRAKHLIGDEQYASMPARLRMQIIARPGVDKGDFELWCLAVSAITGCGVCLESHEKTLRAAGFTREQVHEGLRIAAVVHAAAVALDAEAALA comes from the coding sequence GTGGGTCTGGACGCGGTCAAGGCGGCTCTGCCCGAGTACGCCAAGGACATCAAGCTCAACCTCGGCTCGACCGTCAGCACCTCGACGCTGCCGCCCGGGCAGGCCTGGGGCACCGCCCTGGCCTGCGCCGTCGCCGCGCGCAACCCGGTGGTGCTGCGGGAGATCGTCGCCGAGGCGGCCGACCACCTCACGCCGGAGGCGATCGAGGCCGCCAAGGGCGCGGCCACGATCATGGCGATGAACAACGTCTACTACCGGGCCAAGCACCTCATCGGGGACGAGCAGTACGCCTCGATGCCGGCCCGGCTGCGGATGCAGATCATCGCCCGGCCGGGCGTGGACAAGGGCGACTTCGAGCTCTGGTGCCTCGCCGTCTCGGCGATCACCGGCTGCGGCGTCTGCCTGGAGTCGCACGAGAAGACCCTGCGCGCCGCCGGGTTCACCCGGGAGCAGGTGCACGAGGGGCTGCGCATCGCCGCCGTCGTGCACGCCGCCGCGGTGGCCCTGGACGCGGAGGCCGCGCTGGCGTGA
- a CDS encoding PRC-barrel domain-containing protein, with amino-acid sequence MERLDPRTTHGTPDPLTQGGQGAFAGGAPAGRFDPWSYRDDAGVTGVDLVGYKVEASDGGIGKVDRASHEVNSSFLVVDTGPWIFGKKVMLPAGTVNHVDHDERKVYVDRSKDQIKAAPEFDEATDTDPAYRDKLGGYYDDTYSSIPPGTAR; translated from the coding sequence ATGGAGCGGCTCGACCCTCGAACGACCCACGGGACGCCGGATCCGCTGACCCAGGGTGGTCAGGGCGCCTTCGCGGGCGGCGCGCCCGCCGGGCGTTTCGATCCGTGGAGCTACCGGGACGACGCCGGGGTGACCGGCGTGGACCTGGTCGGCTACAAGGTGGAGGCGAGCGACGGCGGTATCGGCAAGGTGGACCGGGCCAGCCACGAGGTGAACTCCAGTTTCCTCGTGGTCGACACCGGGCCGTGGATCTTCGGCAAGAAGGTCATGCTGCCGGCCGGCACCGTCAACCACGTCGACCACGACGAGCGGAAGGTCTACGTCGACCGGAGCAAGGACCAGATCAAGGCCGCGCCCGAGTTCGACGAGGCCACCGACACGGACCCGGCGTACCGGGACAAGCTCGGCGGTTACTACGACGACACCTACTCGTCGATCCCGCCGGGTACCGCCCGGTAA
- a CDS encoding tyrosine-protein phosphatase: MSGVDALDTPHRNPFPALFNFRDVGGLTGHDRRTVRRGRLYRSDSLHRIDETDQAAFTALGIRTVVDLRRPTEVARDGRVPAYDGLAYRHIHPEHQDWAEQRYEPGTSLARYLADRYADLARTGTAGLAEAVGLIADSANAPVVVHCVAGKDRTGIVCGLTLAVLGVADVDIAADYALSTEASERFSAWVRATTPEAEELPPPFLASPAEAMMLFLTELRAGYGSVEGYLRHAGVTEAQLDALRDHLLD; the protein is encoded by the coding sequence GTGTCAGGGGTGGACGCTCTGGACACCCCGCACCGGAACCCCTTCCCCGCCCTGTTCAACTTCCGCGACGTCGGTGGGCTGACCGGCCACGACCGGCGTACGGTCCGCCGTGGGCGGCTCTACCGCTCCGACTCGCTGCACCGGATCGACGAGACCGACCAGGCGGCGTTCACCGCCCTCGGCATCCGCACCGTCGTCGACCTGCGCAGGCCGACCGAGGTCGCGCGGGACGGCCGGGTGCCGGCCTACGACGGGCTCGCCTACCGGCACATCCACCCCGAGCACCAGGACTGGGCCGAGCAGAGGTACGAGCCTGGTACCAGCCTGGCCCGCTACCTCGCCGACCGGTACGCCGACCTGGCCCGTACCGGCACCGCCGGGCTCGCCGAGGCGGTCGGCCTCATCGCCGACAGCGCCAACGCACCGGTGGTGGTGCACTGCGTCGCCGGCAAGGACCGCACCGGCATCGTCTGCGGGCTCACCCTGGCCGTGCTCGGGGTGGCCGACGTGGACATCGCCGCCGACTACGCGCTGAGCACCGAGGCGTCCGAGCGGTTCAGCGCCTGGGTGCGGGCCACCACGCCGGAGGCCGAGGAACTGCCGCCGCCCTTCCTCGCCTCCCCCGCCGAGGCGATGATGCTCTTCCTCACCGAACTGCGCGCGGGGTACGGCTCGGTCGAGGGCTACCTGCGCCACGCCGGGGTGACCGAGGCTCAGCTCGACGCCCTCCGCGACCACCTGCTGGACTGA
- a CDS encoding branched-chain amino acid aminotransferase produces the protein MSGGDKLDFEIRPNTAPVSAADRAALLANPGFGRVFTDHMVTIRYAEGKGWYDARVEARAPIPMDPAAAVLHYAQEIFEGLKAYRGADGAVTMFRPEANAARFAASAQRLAMPELPQETFVESLRRLVEIDQDWIPEQEDASLYLRPFMFASEVFLGVRPANEYLYCVIASPAGAYFPGGVKPITVWVSPDYTRAAPGGTGAAKCGGNYAASLVAQAEAIEAGCDQVVFLDAVERRFVDELGGMNVFFVYDDNTLVTPPLTGTILPGITRDAILTLAAESGHRVEERPVSFADWQADAASGRLREVFACGTAAVITPIGGVRFPDGEFLVGGGEPGRSTMALRQQLGDIQRGRAADRHGWVRRVL, from the coding sequence ATGAGCGGTGGTGACAAGCTCGATTTCGAGATCCGTCCGAATACCGCGCCGGTATCCGCCGCCGACCGGGCCGCCCTGCTGGCGAACCCGGGCTTCGGCCGGGTGTTCACCGACCACATGGTGACGATCCGGTACGCCGAGGGCAAGGGCTGGTACGACGCCCGGGTGGAGGCCCGCGCGCCGATCCCGATGGATCCGGCCGCCGCGGTCCTGCACTACGCCCAGGAGATCTTCGAGGGGCTCAAGGCGTACCGGGGTGCGGACGGCGCGGTGACCATGTTCCGGCCGGAGGCGAACGCGGCCCGCTTCGCCGCCTCCGCGCAGCGGCTGGCGATGCCGGAGCTGCCGCAGGAGACCTTCGTCGAGTCGCTGCGCCGGCTGGTGGAGATCGACCAGGACTGGATCCCCGAGCAGGAGGACGCGAGCCTCTACCTGCGCCCGTTCATGTTCGCCAGCGAGGTCTTCCTCGGCGTGCGCCCGGCCAACGAGTACCTCTACTGTGTCATCGCCTCGCCGGCCGGGGCGTACTTCCCCGGCGGGGTCAAGCCGATCACCGTCTGGGTCTCCCCGGACTACACCCGGGCGGCGCCGGGCGGCACCGGCGCGGCGAAGTGCGGCGGCAACTACGCCGCCTCGCTGGTGGCGCAGGCGGAGGCCATCGAGGCGGGCTGCGACCAGGTGGTCTTCCTGGACGCGGTGGAGCGGCGCTTCGTCGACGAGCTGGGCGGCATGAACGTCTTCTTCGTCTATGACGACAACACTCTGGTCACCCCGCCGTTGACCGGCACCATCCTGCCGGGCATCACCCGGGACGCCATCCTCACCCTGGCCGCCGAGTCGGGGCATCGGGTCGAGGAGCGGCCGGTCAGCTTCGCCGACTGGCAGGCGGACGCGGCCAGCGGCCGGCTTCGTGAGGTCTTCGCCTGCGGCACCGCCGCGGTGATCACCCCGATCGGCGGGGTGCGCTTCCCGGACGGCGAGTTCCTCGTCGGCGGCGGTGAGCCGGGCCGCTCCACCATGGCCCTGCGGCAGCAGCTGGGCGACATCCAGCGCGGCCGCGCGGCGGACCGGCACGGCTGGGTGCGGCGCGTGCTCTGA
- a CDS encoding 3-isopropylmalate dehydrogenase yields the protein MARIAVVAGDGIGPEVVGQARKVIDAVLPGVAATEYDLGADRYHRTGEVLPDSVLDELAGHDAILLGAVGDPTVPPGVLERGLLLKLRFAFDQYVNLRPSRLWPGVPGPLAAVKPGEVDLVVVREGTEGLYAGAGGSLHRDTPAEVATEESLNTRHGVERVIRDAFARARRRERRRVTLVHKTNVLTHAGSLWARAFEAVAAEHPDVTTEYQHVDAAAMFLVTNPQRYDVVVTDNLFGDILTDIAAAVTGGIGLAASGCINPEGRYPSMFEPVHGSAPDIAGRGVADPVAAVLSAALLLDQLGHADAAARVTAAVGIELANRTPGAPLRTEEVGDRLAGYAVA from the coding sequence GTGGCACGGATCGCGGTGGTGGCCGGGGACGGGATCGGACCCGAGGTGGTCGGTCAGGCCCGGAAGGTCATCGACGCCGTGCTCCCCGGGGTGGCGGCCACCGAGTACGACCTCGGCGCCGACCGCTACCACCGCACCGGTGAGGTGCTGCCCGACTCGGTCCTCGACGAGCTGGCCGGGCACGACGCCATCCTGCTCGGCGCGGTCGGCGACCCGACCGTGCCGCCGGGCGTGCTGGAGCGCGGTCTGCTGCTCAAGCTCCGCTTCGCCTTCGACCAGTACGTCAACCTCCGCCCCTCCCGGCTCTGGCCGGGCGTGCCCGGGCCGCTGGCCGCGGTGAAGCCGGGCGAGGTCGACCTGGTGGTGGTCCGCGAGGGGACCGAGGGCCTGTACGCCGGCGCCGGCGGCTCGCTGCACCGGGACACCCCGGCCGAGGTGGCCACCGAGGAGAGCCTGAACACCCGGCACGGCGTGGAGCGGGTGATCCGGGACGCCTTCGCGCGGGCCCGCCGTCGCGAGCGGCGCAGGGTGACCCTGGTGCACAAGACCAACGTGCTCACCCACGCCGGCTCGCTCTGGGCGCGGGCCTTCGAGGCCGTCGCCGCCGAGCACCCCGACGTGACCACCGAGTACCAGCACGTCGACGCCGCCGCGATGTTCCTGGTGACCAACCCGCAGCGCTACGACGTCGTGGTCACCGACAACCTCTTCGGCGACATCCTCACCGACATCGCGGCCGCGGTGACCGGCGGCATCGGGCTGGCGGCCAGCGGCTGCATCAACCCGGAGGGGCGCTACCCGTCGATGTTCGAGCCGGTGCACGGCTCCGCGCCGGACATCGCCGGCCGCGGGGTCGCCGACCCGGTCGCCGCGGTGCTCTCCGCCGCGCTCCTGCTCGACCAGCTCGGGCACGCCGACGCCGCCGCGCGGGTCACCGCCGCGGTCGGCATCGAGCTGGCCAACCGCACGCCCGGGGCGCCGCTGCGCACCGAGGAGGTCGGCGACCGGCTCGCCGGGTACGCCGTAGCCTGA
- a CDS encoding FAD:protein FMN transferase — protein MRIDEQRRARWTDEQPRTRWIDQAAFLSRRPDLRLGARSHRVDRAGGGAGDRISVQHTVRTSTAEYTLLLNAPEWLGRRGVGEALRDAVAELRAIDLTYGPNQPDSLVSRLRRDEISPESYPPLADLVDRCAAMRAATDGWFDAWAVPGGFDPGGLLGGWAVERAAARLRAAGVHDYAVLSGADLTVRGHAAHGGPWRVAVHHPTDAHRAPLVLEMTTGAVGTSGVSGRRGHVVDPHTGEPVDQLVAATVVGPDLAVADAYATALYAAGPAGLAWFRNGSDYQALFAHRRR, from the coding sequence ATGCGGATCGACGAGCAGCGGCGGGCCCGCTGGACCGACGAGCAGCCACGGACCCGATGGATCGACCAGGCGGCCTTCCTCAGCCGCCGCCCCGACCTGCGCCTCGGCGCCCGTAGCCACCGGGTCGACCGGGCCGGCGGCGGCGCCGGCGACCGGATCAGCGTGCAGCACACCGTCCGCACCTCCACCGCCGAGTACACCCTGCTGCTCAACGCGCCGGAGTGGCTGGGCCGCCGCGGTGTCGGCGAGGCGCTGCGGGACGCGGTCGCCGAACTGCGGGCCATCGACCTCACGTACGGGCCGAACCAGCCGGACAGCCTGGTGTCGAGGCTGCGGCGGGACGAGATCAGCCCGGAGTCGTACCCCCCGCTGGCCGACCTGGTGGACCGCTGCGCCGCCATGCGGGCGGCGACCGACGGATGGTTCGACGCCTGGGCGGTGCCGGGCGGCTTCGACCCGGGCGGCCTGCTCGGCGGCTGGGCGGTGGAGCGGGCCGCGGCCCGGCTGCGCGCCGCCGGCGTCCACGACTACGCCGTGCTCAGCGGCGCCGACCTCACCGTCCGTGGCCACGCCGCGCACGGCGGCCCGTGGCGGGTGGCCGTGCACCACCCGACGGACGCCCACCGGGCGCCGCTGGTCCTGGAGATGACGACCGGCGCGGTGGGCACCTCCGGGGTGAGCGGGCGCCGAGGGCATGTGGTGGACCCGCACACCGGCGAGCCGGTCGACCAACTGGTCGCCGCGACGGTGGTGGGACCGGACCTCGCGGTGGCCGACGCCTACGCCACCGCCCTCTACGCCGCCGGGCCGGCCGGCCTGGCCTGGTTCCGCAACGGCTCGGACTACCAGGCGCTCTTCGCGCACCGCCGGCGCTGA
- the serA gene encoding phosphoglycerate dehydrogenase, with product MNPVVLIAEELAPAAIDVLAHDFDVRHVDGTDRPALLSALSEADAVIVRSATQIDAEAIAAAPRLKVVARAGVGLDNVEVPAATARGVMVVNAPTSNIVSAAEQAVALLLAVARNTASASAALKAGEWKRSKYTGVELQGKTVGVVGLGRIGVLFAQRIAAFGTRLIAYDPYIQPARAAQLGVRLVGLEELLRESDFISIHLPKTPETVGLIGEKELGIVKPGVRIVNAARGGLVDEQALADAIAEGRVAGAGIDVYAKEPCTSSPLFAFDNVVATPHLGASTHEAQDKAGLAVAKSVKLALQGEFVPDAVNVQAGGVVAEDVRPLLPLAEKLGRAFTAVAGGIAASVTVEVRGEIVNHDVSVLKLAATKGLFSSVVEEQVTYVNAPHLAAERGVEVTLATQAETIDHANLVTVRGALPDGRTVSVSGTVTQAGARDVLKLTEVDGFDVEIGAEGILVFLRYVDRPGVVGTVGTLLGEAGVNIAAMQVARREAGGETLMTLTVDQALGADLLSSAADSIGAVAASAADLRDE from the coding sequence ATGAATCCTGTCGTACTGATCGCCGAAGAACTCGCTCCCGCCGCCATCGACGTGCTCGCGCACGACTTCGACGTGCGCCACGTCGACGGCACCGACCGTCCGGCCCTGCTCTCCGCGCTCTCCGAGGCGGACGCGGTGATCGTACGCAGCGCCACCCAGATCGACGCCGAGGCGATCGCCGCCGCGCCGCGCCTGAAGGTGGTCGCCCGGGCGGGCGTCGGTCTGGACAACGTCGAGGTGCCGGCCGCCACGGCGCGGGGCGTCATGGTCGTCAACGCCCCCACCTCCAACATCGTCTCCGCCGCCGAGCAGGCCGTCGCGCTGCTGCTCGCCGTGGCCCGCAACACCGCCAGCGCCAGCGCCGCGCTGAAGGCGGGCGAGTGGAAGCGGTCCAAGTACACCGGCGTCGAGCTCCAGGGCAAGACCGTGGGCGTGGTCGGCCTCGGCCGGATCGGCGTGCTGTTCGCGCAGCGCATCGCTGCCTTCGGCACCCGGCTGATCGCGTACGACCCGTACATCCAGCCGGCCCGCGCCGCCCAGCTCGGCGTCCGCCTGGTCGGGCTGGAGGAGCTGCTGCGGGAGAGCGACTTCATCTCGATCCACCTGCCCAAGACCCCGGAGACCGTGGGTCTGATCGGCGAGAAGGAGCTGGGGATCGTCAAGCCCGGCGTCCGGATCGTCAACGCCGCCCGGGGCGGCCTGGTCGACGAGCAGGCGCTGGCCGACGCGATCGCCGAGGGCCGGGTCGCCGGCGCCGGCATCGATGTGTACGCGAAGGAGCCGTGCACCTCCTCGCCGCTGTTCGCCTTCGACAACGTGGTGGCCACCCCGCACCTGGGCGCCTCCACCCACGAGGCGCAGGACAAGGCCGGCCTGGCCGTGGCGAAGAGCGTCAAGCTGGCGCTCCAGGGCGAGTTCGTGCCGGACGCGGTGAACGTGCAGGCCGGTGGCGTGGTCGCCGAGGACGTCCGGCCGCTGCTGCCGCTGGCCGAGAAGCTCGGCCGGGCCTTCACCGCGGTGGCCGGTGGGATCGCCGCCAGCGTCACCGTCGAGGTGCGCGGCGAGATCGTCAATCACGACGTCTCGGTGCTCAAGCTCGCCGCCACCAAGGGGCTGTTCAGCTCGGTGGTGGAGGAGCAGGTCACCTACGTCAACGCGCCGCACCTGGCCGCCGAGCGTGGCGTCGAGGTCACCCTGGCCACGCAGGCCGAGACGATCGACCACGCCAACCTGGTGACCGTACGCGGCGCGCTGCCGGACGGCCGGACGGTCAGCGTCTCCGGCACGGTCACCCAGGCCGGTGCCCGGGACGTCCTCAAGCTGACCGAGGTGGACGGGTTCGACGTGGAGATCGGCGCGGAGGGCATTCTGGTCTTCCTGCGCTATGTCGACCGGCCGGGCGTGGTCGGCACGGTCGGCACCCTGCTCGGCGAGGCCGGCGTCAACATCGCCGCCATGCAGGTGGCGCGCCGGGAGGCCGGTGGCGAGACGCTGATGACGCTCACCGTCGACCAGGCGCTCGGCGCGGACCTGCTCAGCTCGGCCGCCGACTCGATCGGCGCGGTCGCGGCGAGCGCCGCCGACCTGCGCGACGAGTAG
- the ilvC gene encoding ketol-acid reductoisomerase yields the protein MSVEVYYDDDADLGLIQGRKVAVIGYGSQGHAHALSLRDSGVDVVIGLPAGSKSRPKAEEQGLRVLTPAEAAAEADVIMILAPDTAQRGLYADSIAPNLAPGKAIFFGHGFNIRYGLIQPPADVDVAMVAPKGPGHLVRRQYVDGKGVPCLVAVEQDASGNAFGLALAYAKAIGGTRAGAIKTTFTEETETDLFGEQAVLCGGAAALVQTGFEVLTEAGYAPEVAYFECLHELKLIVDLMYEGGIARMRYSISDTAEYGDLSRGPRVIDSRVKEEMRKILGEIQSGEFAREWVAEDEAGRPNFAKWRAEGAAHPIEETGQKLRAMMSWVDRPITETA from the coding sequence ATGAGCGTTGAGGTGTACTACGACGACGACGCCGACCTGGGCCTGATCCAGGGCCGCAAGGTCGCGGTGATCGGGTACGGCAGCCAGGGCCACGCCCACGCGCTGTCGCTGCGTGACTCCGGCGTCGACGTGGTGATCGGCCTGCCGGCCGGCTCGAAGAGCCGGCCGAAGGCCGAGGAGCAGGGCCTGCGGGTGCTCACGCCGGCCGAGGCGGCGGCCGAGGCCGACGTGATCATGATCCTGGCGCCGGACACCGCCCAGCGCGGCCTGTACGCCGACTCGATCGCCCCCAACCTGGCCCCCGGCAAGGCGATCTTCTTCGGCCACGGCTTCAACATCCGGTACGGCCTGATCCAGCCCCCGGCCGACGTGGACGTGGCGATGGTCGCCCCCAAGGGCCCGGGTCACCTGGTCCGCCGCCAGTACGTCGACGGCAAGGGCGTGCCCTGCCTGGTCGCCGTCGAGCAGGACGCCAGCGGTAACGCCTTCGGCCTGGCCCTGGCGTACGCCAAGGCGATCGGCGGCACCCGGGCCGGCGCGATCAAGACCACCTTCACCGAGGAGACCGAGACCGACCTCTTCGGCGAGCAGGCGGTGCTCTGCGGCGGCGCGGCGGCGCTGGTGCAGACCGGCTTCGAGGTGCTCACCGAGGCCGGGTACGCGCCCGAGGTGGCCTACTTCGAGTGCCTGCACGAGCTGAAGCTCATCGTCGACCTGATGTACGAGGGCGGCATCGCCCGGATGCGTTACAGCATCTCCGACACCGCCGAGTACGGCGACCTCTCCCGCGGCCCCCGGGTCATCGACTCCCGGGTCAAGGAGGAGATGCGCAAGATCCTCGGTGAGATCCAGTCCGGCGAGTTCGCCCGCGAGTGGGTCGCCGAGGACGAGGCCGGCCGGCCGAACTTCGCCAAGTGGCGGGCCGAGGGCGCGGCGCACCCGATCGAGGAGACCGGGCAGAAGCTGCGCGCCATGATGAGCTGGGTGGACCGGCCCATCACCGAGACCGCCTGA
- the ilvN gene encoding acetolactate synthase small subunit — protein sequence MTMHTLSVLVENKPGVLARVSGLFSRRGFNIDSLAVGETENPDVSRITIVVNAESSPLEQVTKQLNKLVNVLKIVELDPQVSVARELLLVKVRADRNARGQVLETVNLFRARVVDVAPDTLTIEATGTPDKLDALLRDLEPFGIKEMVQSGTVAIGRGSRSITAGPALRAA from the coding sequence ATGACGATGCACACGCTGTCCGTCCTGGTGGAGAACAAGCCGGGTGTCCTGGCCCGGGTCTCCGGGCTCTTCTCCCGGCGTGGCTTCAACATCGACAGCCTGGCCGTCGGCGAGACCGAGAACCCGGACGTCTCCCGGATCACCATCGTGGTCAACGCCGAGTCGTCCCCACTGGAGCAGGTCACCAAGCAGCTCAACAAGCTGGTCAACGTGCTCAAGATCGTGGAGCTGGATCCGCAGGTCTCGGTGGCCCGGGAGCTGCTCCTGGTCAAGGTCCGCGCGGACCGCAACGCCCGCGGCCAGGTGCTGGAGACGGTGAACCTGTTCCGGGCCCGGGTGGTCGACGTCGCCCCGGACACGCTGACCATCGAGGCCACCGGCACCCCCGACAAGCTCGACGCGCTGCTGCGCGACCTGGAGCCGTTCGGCATCAAGGAGATGGTCCAGTCCGGCACCGTGGCGATCGGGCGCGGCTCGCGCTCCATCACCGCCGGTCCGGCGCTGCGCGCCGCCTGA
- a CDS encoding acetolactate synthase large subunit, translating to MTRPTPETLANSVRRSRPAAEPAGDTDHAPAPRNGSVPAAPAVGQPASAQVSGAGSLVRSLEALGVDVVFGIPGGAILPAYDPLYDSTVRHILVRHEQGAGHAATGYAQATGKVGVCMATSGPGATNLVTPIADAYMDSVPLVAITGQVARPSIGTDAFQEADIQGITLPITKHNFLVQTADEIPQVLAEAFHLASTGRPGPVLVDIPKDVLQAPTTFTWPPTLDLPGYRPTLHPHGKQIREAARLMSSARRPVLYVGGGVLKAGATDGLRRLAELTGIPVVTTLMALGAFPDSHRQHLGMPGMHGTVAAVYGLQKADLIVALGARFDDRVTGRLDSFAPDATVVHADIDPAEIGKNRHADVPIVGDAQHVIEELIAAVTSERSARLAADLGDWWNQLDDLRRRYPLGYEEPADGTLSPQYVIKRLGEIAGPDTVYVAGVGQHQMWASQFISYEKPYTWLNSGGLGTMGYAVPAAMGAKVGKPDTTVWAVDGDGCFQMTNQELATCALEGIPIKVAVINNGNLGMVRQWQTLFYGERYSNTELGTHKHRIPDFVKLAEALGCVGLRCENAADVDKTIEAAMAINDAPVVIDFVVGKDAMVWPMVAAGTSNDEIMFARGVRPAFDEDEL from the coding sequence ATGACGAGACCCACGCCAGAGACCCTCGCCAACTCCGTCCGGCGATCCCGCCCGGCCGCCGAGCCGGCGGGTGACACCGACCACGCCCCCGCCCCCCGCAACGGCTCCGTCCCGGCCGCCCCGGCCGTAGGGCAGCCCGCCTCGGCGCAGGTCTCCGGCGCCGGCTCGCTGGTGCGGTCGCTCGAGGCGCTCGGCGTCGACGTCGTCTTCGGCATCCCGGGCGGCGCGATCCTGCCGGCGTACGACCCGCTCTACGACTCCACCGTCCGGCACATCCTGGTCCGCCACGAGCAGGGCGCCGGGCACGCCGCCACCGGCTACGCCCAGGCCACCGGCAAGGTGGGCGTCTGCATGGCCACCTCCGGTCCGGGGGCGACCAACCTGGTCACCCCGATCGCCGACGCCTACATGGACTCGGTGCCGCTGGTGGCGATCACCGGCCAGGTCGCCCGCCCGTCGATCGGCACGGACGCCTTCCAGGAGGCGGACATCCAGGGCATCACGCTGCCGATCACCAAGCACAACTTCCTGGTGCAGACCGCCGACGAGATCCCGCAGGTCCTGGCCGAGGCGTTCCACCTGGCCTCGACCGGCCGGCCCGGCCCGGTTCTGGTGGACATCCCCAAGGACGTGCTCCAGGCGCCGACCACCTTCACCTGGCCGCCCACCCTGGACCTGCCCGGCTACCGGCCGACCCTGCACCCGCACGGCAAGCAGATCCGCGAGGCGGCCCGGCTGATGAGCAGCGCCCGCCGCCCGGTGCTCTATGTGGGCGGTGGCGTGCTCAAGGCCGGGGCCACCGACGGGCTGCGCCGGCTCGCCGAGCTGACCGGCATCCCGGTGGTCACCACCCTGATGGCGCTCGGCGCGTTCCCCGACTCGCACCGGCAGCACCTGGGCATGCCCGGCATGCACGGCACGGTCGCCGCGGTCTACGGCCTGCAGAAGGCCGACCTGATCGTGGCGCTCGGGGCCCGCTTCGACGACCGGGTGACGGGCAGGCTGGACTCGTTCGCCCCGGACGCCACCGTCGTGCACGCCGACATCGACCCGGCCGAGATCGGCAAGAACCGGCACGCGGACGTGCCGATCGTGGGCGACGCCCAGCACGTGATCGAGGAGCTGATCGCCGCGGTCACCAGCGAGCGGTCGGCCCGGCTGGCCGCCGACCTCGGCGACTGGTGGAACCAGCTCGACGACCTGCGCCGGCGCTACCCACTGGGATACGAGGAGCCGGCCGACGGCACCCTCTCCCCGCAGTACGTGATCAAGCGGCTGGGCGAGATCGCCGGCCCGGACACCGTCTACGTGGCGGGCGTCGGCCAGCACCAGATGTGGGCCAGCCAGTTCATCTCGTACGAGAAGCCGTACACCTGGCTCAACTCCGGCGGCCTCGGCACCATGGGCTACGCCGTCCCGGCGGCGATGGGCGCCAAGGTCGGCAAGCCGGACACCACGGTCTGGGCGGTGGACGGCGACGGCTGCTTCCAGATGACCAACCAGGAGCTGGCCACCTGCGCGCTGGAGGGCATCCCGATCAAGGTCGCCGTGATCAACAACGGCAACCTGGGCATGGTCCGGCAGTGGCAGACCCTCTTCTACGGGGAGCGCTACTCCAACACCGAGCTGGGCACCCACAAGCACCGCATCCCGGACTTCGTGAAGCTGGCCGAAGCGCTCGGCTGCGTCGGCCTGCGCTGCGAGAACGCCGCCGACGTGGACAAGACCATCGAGGCGGCCATGGCGATCAACGACGCCCCCGTGGTCATCGACTTCGTGGTCGGCAAGGACGCCATGGTCTGGCCGATGGTGGCCGCCGGCACCAGCAACGACGAGATCATGTTCGCCCGGGGCGTCCGCCCCGCCTTCGACGAGGACGAGCTCTGA